The Cyanobacteria bacterium QS_8_64_29 genome includes a window with the following:
- a CDS encoding radical SAM protein, with product MPQPQYEGYTRGNPTVPLQERFGGTKTYAQEARSILTPASGFIAAFDFTLNPYRGCQYGCSYCYAAAFSPNPVMRQDWGNWVAIKRNTAALLERALARWSRKHPERAPHIYMSSATDPYQPIEAQRQLTRQLLAVMVRYQPTLVVQTRSPLLVRDHDLLAQLQRLQIDFSVPTGSERVRRDFEPRSPSVKARLQAVARLKRELPGSARFVITMTPLLPTFPQDEAALLERLAVADRVVLQPFHASDGRTLAASTRSEGVALKQYYRWWYANEQSRYRAFRERLRARLKGVTLAEGKAGFGYIGART from the coding sequence GTGCCGCAACCACAATACGAGGGCTATACGCGCGGTAACCCCACCGTGCCGTTGCAAGAACGCTTTGGGGGCACCAAAACCTACGCCCAGGAGGCGCGCTCGATCCTGACTCCGGCTAGCGGCTTCATTGCGGCATTTGACTTTACGCTCAATCCCTACCGAGGCTGTCAGTACGGCTGCAGCTACTGCTATGCCGCCGCCTTTAGCCCCAATCCGGTCATGCGCCAAGATTGGGGCAATTGGGTCGCCATCAAGCGCAACACAGCTGCGCTGCTCGAGCGGGCGCTGGCGCGCTGGTCCCGCAAGCATCCCGAGCGGGCGCCCCACATTTACATGAGCAGCGCCACGGATCCCTATCAGCCCATCGAGGCGCAGCGGCAGCTCACCCGGCAGTTGCTCGCGGTCATGGTGCGCTACCAACCCACGCTGGTGGTGCAAACGCGCAGCCCGCTACTAGTGCGCGATCACGATCTGCTCGCCCAGTTGCAGCGCCTGCAGATTGACTTTAGCGTGCCCACCGGCAGCGAGCGCGTGCGGCGCGATTTCGAGCCGCGATCGCCGAGCGTTAAGGCCCGTCTGCAAGCGGTGGCCCGGCTCAAGCGCGAGCTACCCGGCAGCGCGCGCTTTGTCATTACCATGACGCCGCTGCTGCCTACCTTCCCCCAAGACGAAGCCGCGCTACTCGAGCGTTTGGCCGTTGCCGATCGCGTCGTCCTGCAACCCTTTCACGCCAGCGACGGACGCACGCTGGCGGCCTCAACGCGCAGCGAGGGTGTCGCGCTCAAGCAATATTACCGCTGGTGGTATGCCAACGAGCAATCCCGCTACCGCGCGTTTCGCGAGCGATTGCGCGCCCGCCTCAA
- a CDS encoding 2,5-didehydrogluconate reductase: MSANPSPTQATTVALGSAGPQVTALGIGTWSWGDKLYWNYGNRYGAEQVQGAFEAAVEAGITFFDTAEVYGPVTSESLLGEFARQRNADIAIATKYAPYPWRVSRQAVYDAVTNSLERLQRDRIALYQVHWPFSFFMRQETLLNALADEVQRGRIAAVGVSNYSAERMARAHQILAQRGVPLAVNQVSYSLLRRQIERNGIRDHARKLGITLLAYSPLAQGLLAGKYDPADPQPLRDARRFDRRFRREGLQAIAPALSQLRELGQQYGKTPAQVALNWLMAQGGVVPIPGAKNAEQARQNAGALGWQLADADWQQLEEATRAWQQPR, from the coding sequence ATGAGTGCCAACCCCTCCCCAACGCAAGCCACCACCGTTGCACTAGGGTCGGCAGGCCCCCAAGTCACGGCCTTAGGGATTGGGACCTGGTCGTGGGGCGACAAGCTCTACTGGAACTACGGCAATCGCTACGGCGCCGAGCAGGTCCAGGGGGCATTCGAGGCCGCTGTTGAAGCTGGCATCACGTTTTTCGATACGGCCGAGGTCTACGGCCCAGTCACCTCAGAGTCGCTGCTGGGCGAGTTCGCACGGCAACGCAACGCTGACATTGCCATTGCGACCAAATACGCGCCCTACCCCTGGCGCGTGAGCCGCCAAGCCGTCTACGACGCCGTCACCAACAGCCTCGAGCGCCTGCAGCGCGATCGCATTGCGCTCTACCAGGTGCACTGGCCCTTTAGCTTCTTCATGCGCCAGGAAACGCTGTTGAATGCCCTGGCCGATGAGGTCCAGCGCGGGCGGATTGCGGCTGTGGGCGTGAGCAATTATTCGGCCGAGCGCATGGCGCGCGCCCACCAGATCTTGGCTCAGCGCGGCGTTCCGCTGGCGGTCAATCAGGTGTCTTACTCGCTGCTGCGGCGCCAAATCGAGCGCAACGGCATCCGCGATCACGCCCGGAAGCTGGGCATCACGCTGCTGGCGTACAGCCCCCTGGCCCAGGGACTGCTTGCGGGCAAATACGACCCGGCGGATCCGCAACCGCTGCGGGATGCGCGCCGCTTCGACCGGCGCTTTCGCCGGGAGGGCCTGCAGGCGATCGCGCCCGCACTGTCTCAGCTGCGCGAGCTGGGGCAGCAGTACGGCAAAACGCCGGCCCAGGTAGCGCTGAACTGGCTCATGGCCCAAGGCGGCGTGGTCCCCATTCCCGGAGCCAAAAATGCCGAGCAGGCCCGCCAGAACGCGGGCGCGCTGGGCTGGCAGCTGGCCGATGCGGACTGGCAGCAGCTCGAGGAAGCGACGCGCGCTTGGCAGCAGCCGCGCTAG
- a CDS encoding MFS transporter produces MAQESASNATSPPNINPVTMVRLGLVQMGLGIMSILTLSVLNRVAIDELAIPATIVGGSLAMYQFVAPARVWFGQLSDAYAIGPYNRTGYIWGGALAFAVLAFVGLQVVLQLNASVESAGWTFPTYAWIALFALTFALYGLGISATATPFFALLVDVTEESERSKVIGIVWSLLLVGIGVGAGFSSSLLEGMNDTNLQPYLNRLFTIVPAAVVAMTFVGTLGIERKYSRYWQRSRLAQRGNKVTLRDAIRILRANRQTGFFFIYLLVLIVGLFLQQPVLEPYAGEVFGMSVSQSTRLNIFYAVGSIISLTLTGFAIVPRLGKQRTARLGCLLLTGCFALLIASGFAGAPAVLKGAVFIFGLGLGVATSGSLGLMLDLTTAETAGIFTGMWGLAQALGQASATFLGGTLLDVGRLLFGGEQLAYSFVFGIQIFGMLVAVVLLARVDVDEFRASASRAVERVMASDIG; encoded by the coding sequence ATGGCGCAGGAATCGGCATCCAACGCAACGTCGCCGCCCAACATCAATCCCGTGACTATGGTGCGCCTGGGATTGGTGCAGATGGGATTGGGCATCATGTCCATCCTCACCTTGAGCGTGCTCAACCGCGTTGCCATCGACGAGTTGGCCATCCCTGCGACCATCGTGGGCGGTTCGCTGGCGATGTACCAGTTCGTGGCCCCAGCCCGGGTGTGGTTCGGGCAGCTCTCGGATGCCTATGCCATTGGCCCCTACAACCGCACGGGCTACATTTGGGGCGGCGCGCTGGCTTTCGCCGTTTTGGCCTTTGTGGGCCTGCAAGTGGTCTTGCAGCTCAATGCCAGCGTTGAGAGTGCCGGGTGGACGTTTCCCACCTATGCTTGGATTGCGCTGTTTGCGCTCACCTTTGCCCTCTACGGGCTGGGCATTAGCGCGACGGCGACGCCGTTTTTTGCCCTGCTGGTCGATGTCACTGAAGAGAGCGAGCGCTCCAAGGTTATTGGCATTGTCTGGTCGCTGCTGCTAGTTGGCATTGGGGTGGGCGCCGGCTTTAGCAGCAGCCTGCTGGAGGGCATGAACGATACCAACCTCCAGCCCTATCTCAACCGACTCTTTACCATCGTCCCGGCTGCGGTCGTTGCCATGACGTTTGTGGGGACGTTGGGCATCGAGCGCAAGTACTCGCGCTACTGGCAGCGCTCTCGCCTGGCCCAGCGCGGCAACAAGGTTACCTTGCGGGATGCCATCCGCATCCTGCGCGCCAACCGCCAGACGGGGTTTTTCTTTATCTATCTGCTGGTTTTGATTGTGGGGCTGTTCCTGCAGCAGCCCGTGCTAGAGCCCTATGCTGGCGAAGTCTTTGGCATGAGCGTCTCGCAGAGCACGCGGCTCAACATCTTTTATGCTGTCGGCAGCATTATTAGCCTGACGCTAACCGGTTTTGCGATCGTGCCGCGGCTGGGCAAGCAACGAACGGCGCGACTGGGGTGCCTGCTGCTGACTGGGTGCTTTGCCTTGTTAATCGCTTCTGGTTTTGCCGGCGCGCCGGCAGTGCTTAAAGGCGCGGTCTTTATATTCGGGTTGGGGTTGGGGGTAGCGACCAGCGGCTCGCTGGGGCTGATGCTGGATCTGACTACTGCCGAGACCGCTGGCATTTTTACCGGCATGTGGGGCCTGGCGCAGGCCCTGGGTCAGGCGTCGGCAACGTTTTTGGGCGGGACCCTGTTGGATGTTGGGCGCTTGCTGTTTGGCGGCGAACAACTGGCTTACAGCTTCGTCTTTGGGATTCAAATCTTTGGGATGCTGGTGGCGGTTGTTTTGCTAGCGCGCGTGGATGTTGACGAGTTCCGCGCCAGTGCGTCTCGGGCCGTCGAGCGCGTTATGGCTAGCGATATCGGGTAG